A DNA window from Ornithinimicrobium humiphilum contains the following coding sequences:
- a CDS encoding amidohydrolase yields the protein MKTLLRGGVVLTPSILSPATAADPAAPVATALLVDDDRVLAVGPEAEARADDADEVVELDGALVTPGFSDAHVHLTMTGQGLDGVDLSGTRSVAEALSLVEQAARRTRGRPIYAHSWDETRWVEQRPVTAAELDRATYGGVVYMPRVDAHSASVSSAMATVARVRDLDGWDGVGVVRRDAFAAVTNAFTSAITDVDRERYLDLALRSAASRGLTLLHETGASHLTSHDDIRHVLEVGRRPGVPDVVTYWGELADDPATASEVAEFLGVLGLAGDLCADGSFGSFTAHLQEHYAEQPHTGYGYLTVEQVRDHAIACTRAGLQAGGHVIGDAALRTMAEGFRAAAEVVGVEAVRACRHRWEHVELPDAEVVSVMAELGIWASVQPMFDGLWGGEDGMYAARLGIERALRAVPLRTLLDAGVPLALGSDSPVTPLGPWAAVRAGVWHHNPEQRLTVAEAVHAHTRAGYQLAGLEGGELVAGAPATYVVWDDGAGGPVETGPDGLPVLDAPDHPLPVARRTVVSGRTAYQREGA from the coding sequence GTGAAGACCCTCCTGCGCGGCGGCGTCGTCCTGACGCCGTCGATCCTGTCCCCAGCCACCGCCGCCGACCCGGCCGCGCCGGTCGCCACCGCCCTGCTCGTCGACGACGACCGCGTCCTGGCCGTCGGTCCCGAGGCCGAGGCACGCGCCGACGACGCCGACGAGGTCGTCGAGCTCGACGGCGCGCTGGTCACCCCCGGCTTCAGCGACGCCCACGTGCACCTGACCATGACCGGGCAGGGCCTGGACGGGGTCGACCTGTCCGGCACGCGTTCGGTCGCCGAGGCGCTCTCGCTCGTCGAGCAGGCCGCCCGCCGCACCCGTGGCCGCCCGATCTACGCCCACTCCTGGGACGAGACCCGCTGGGTCGAGCAGCGGCCGGTGACCGCCGCCGAGCTCGACCGCGCCACCTACGGCGGCGTGGTCTACATGCCCCGGGTGGACGCCCACTCCGCCAGCGTCTCCAGCGCGATGGCCACGGTCGCGCGCGTCCGCGACCTCGACGGCTGGGACGGTGTCGGCGTCGTCCGCCGGGATGCCTTCGCCGCCGTCACCAACGCCTTCACCTCGGCGATCACCGACGTCGACCGCGAGCGCTACCTCGACCTCGCCCTGCGCTCGGCGGCGAGCCGCGGCCTGACCCTGCTCCACGAGACCGGCGCCTCCCACCTGACCAGCCACGACGACATCCGCCACGTGCTCGAGGTCGGCCGCCGGCCCGGCGTGCCCGACGTCGTCACCTACTGGGGCGAGCTCGCCGACGACCCGGCCACCGCCTCCGAGGTGGCGGAGTTCCTCGGCGTGCTCGGCCTGGCGGGCGACCTGTGCGCCGACGGATCCTTCGGCTCGTTCACCGCGCACCTGCAGGAGCACTACGCCGAGCAGCCGCACACCGGCTACGGCTATCTCACCGTCGAGCAGGTCCGCGACCACGCGATCGCCTGCACCCGCGCCGGCCTGCAGGCCGGGGGCCACGTCATCGGCGACGCCGCGCTGCGCACCATGGCCGAGGGCTTCCGCGCCGCGGCCGAGGTGGTCGGCGTCGAGGCGGTGCGTGCGTGCCGCCACCGCTGGGAGCACGTCGAGCTGCCCGACGCCGAGGTCGTCTCGGTCATGGCCGAGCTCGGCATCTGGGCCAGCGTGCAGCCGATGTTCGACGGGCTCTGGGGCGGCGAGGACGGGATGTATGCCGCCCGCCTGGGCATCGAGCGCGCCCTGCGGGCCGTGCCGCTGCGCACCCTGCTCGACGCGGGCGTGCCCCTGGCGCTCGGTTCCGACAGCCCGGTCACCCCGCTCGGCCCCTGGGCCGCGGTCCGTGCGGGGGTCTGGCACCACAACCCCGAGCAGCGGCTCACAGTCGCCGAGGCCGTGCACGCCCACACCCGCGCCGGCTACCAGCTCGCGGGCCTGGAGGGCGGCGAGCTCGTCGCCGGCGCTCCCGCCACCTACGTCGTCTGGGACGACGGCGCCGGGGGGCCGGTCGAGACCGGCCCCGACGGGCTGCCCGTCCTCGACGCCCCCGACCACCCCCTGCCCGTGGCGCGACGCACCGTCGTGTCGGGCCGCACCGCATACCAGCGAGAAGGAGCCTGA
- a CDS encoding L-erythro-3,5-diaminohexanoate dehydrogenase: MPATTPHSPFGVHRVLEPSGEQVTLPQTARRLDPSPEIGLDEVRIDVEVLNLDAASYRQLREKHTGPDGVDGAAVRQEVLDIVAERGKMQNPVTGSGGMLIGTVAEVGPESTLGLQVGDRVATLVSLSLTPLAITDGLASWDGMSERVPAQGHAILFGRSIAAVLPEDLDPELSLMVMDVCGAPALVRRVVEGYLARGHVPSVAVLGGAGKSGSLSLAAARDAGAGRRVAVVPFEREAELLRGTGLADEIVLADARSPLGLQAAVESAGGAVDVTVVCVDVPGCEQPALLVTAQGGTVIYFSMATNFAAAALGAEGLAADVTMLVGNGYTPGHADYALELVRGDDTLRALFESRLADEDTGQA; this comes from the coding sequence ATGCCCGCCACCACCCCCCATTCCCCGTTCGGCGTGCACCGCGTGCTCGAGCCCTCGGGGGAGCAGGTCACCCTGCCCCAGACGGCCCGCCGCCTCGACCCCTCGCCGGAGATCGGCCTGGACGAGGTGCGCATCGACGTCGAGGTGCTCAACCTCGACGCCGCCTCCTACCGCCAGCTGCGCGAGAAGCACACCGGCCCCGACGGGGTCGACGGCGCCGCGGTGCGCCAGGAGGTCCTGGACATCGTCGCCGAGCGCGGCAAGATGCAGAACCCGGTGACCGGCTCCGGCGGCATGCTCATCGGCACGGTCGCCGAGGTCGGCCCCGAGAGCACCCTGGGACTGCAGGTCGGTGACCGCGTCGCCACCCTCGTCTCCCTCTCGCTCACCCCGCTGGCCATCACCGACGGCCTCGCCTCCTGGGACGGGATGTCCGAGCGCGTGCCCGCGCAGGGGCACGCAATCCTCTTCGGCCGCTCCATCGCCGCCGTCCTGCCCGAGGACCTCGACCCCGAGCTCTCGCTCATGGTCATGGACGTCTGCGGCGCGCCGGCCCTGGTCCGCCGCGTCGTCGAGGGCTACCTCGCCCGGGGCCACGTGCCCTCGGTCGCCGTGCTCGGCGGTGCCGGCAAGTCCGGCTCGCTGTCGCTCGCGGCCGCGCGCGACGCCGGTGCCGGCCGCCGGGTCGCCGTCGTGCCCTTCGAGCGCGAGGCCGAGCTGCTCCGCGGCACCGGGCTCGCCGACGAGATCGTGCTGGCCGACGCCCGCTCGCCGCTGGGCCTGCAGGCCGCCGTCGAGTCGGCCGGGGGAGCGGTGGACGTCACCGTCGTGTGCGTGGACGTCCCCGGGTGCGAGCAGCCGGCGCTGCTGGTCACCGCGCAGGGCGGCACCGTCATCTACTTCTCGATGGCCACCAACTTCGCCGCCGCGGCGCTCGGGGCCGAGGGCCTGGCCGCCGACGTCACCATGCTCGTCGGCAACGGCTACACGCCCGGGCACGCCGACTACGCCCTGGAGCTGGTGCGCGGCGACGACACGCTGCGCGCCCTCTTCGAGTCGCGGCTCGCGGACGAGGACACTGGGCAGGCGTGA
- a CDS encoding KamA family radical SAM protein, with product MSVEIEQPYVYQRREIVEPDWTRFPGWREITADQWRDVQWQRVSCVKNIRQLRTVMGDLLTEEFYADLERDQAERATMSMLVPPQMLNTMVSEVTWAEGRMPAAGEEFTRAFYADPVRRYMLPVFSDRRTDWASHPYAARDSLHEHDMWVAEGLTHRYPTKVLAEMLPTCPQYCGHCTRMDLVGNSTPTITKLKLAGKPVDRHQAMLDYLRSNPGVRDVVVSGGDVANMPWKNLEAWLDQLLEIDSIRDVRLATKALMGMPQHWLAPETVEGVARVAQKARARGVGLAMHTHVNAAQSVTPLVAEASKAMLEAGLRDVRNQGVLMRGVNDTTEQLLDLCFALSDEAMITPYYFYMCDMIPFSEHWRVSLSQAQHLQHSILGYLPGFATPRIVCDVPFVGKRWVHQVDTYDTERGISYWRKNYRTSIEGEDVDVTSAEYVYYDPIDTLPPSGQEWWRQHAAEQQPGADQAAYEQARASHAASVDQLA from the coding sequence ATGAGTGTCGAGATCGAGCAGCCCTACGTCTACCAGCGCCGCGAGATCGTCGAGCCTGACTGGACCCGGTTCCCCGGCTGGCGGGAGATCACCGCGGACCAGTGGCGCGACGTCCAGTGGCAGCGCGTCAGCTGCGTGAAGAACATCCGTCAGCTGCGCACCGTGATGGGCGACCTCCTCACCGAGGAGTTCTACGCCGACCTCGAGCGCGACCAGGCCGAGCGCGCGACCATGTCGATGCTCGTCCCGCCGCAGATGCTCAACACCATGGTCAGCGAGGTGACCTGGGCCGAGGGCCGGATGCCGGCCGCCGGCGAGGAGTTCACCCGCGCGTTCTACGCCGACCCCGTGCGCCGCTACATGCTGCCGGTCTTCTCCGACCGCCGCACCGACTGGGCCTCCCACCCCTACGCGGCGCGCGACTCGCTCCACGAGCACGACATGTGGGTGGCCGAGGGCCTGACCCACCGCTACCCCACCAAGGTGCTGGCGGAGATGCTGCCCACCTGCCCGCAGTACTGCGGCCACTGCACCCGCATGGACCTCGTCGGCAACTCCACCCCGACGATCACCAAGCTCAAGCTCGCCGGCAAGCCGGTCGACCGCCACCAGGCGATGCTCGACTACCTGCGCTCCAACCCGGGCGTGCGCGACGTCGTCGTCTCCGGAGGCGACGTGGCCAACATGCCGTGGAAGAACCTCGAGGCCTGGCTCGACCAGCTGCTCGAGATCGACTCCATCCGCGACGTGCGCCTGGCCACCAAGGCCCTCATGGGTATGCCGCAGCACTGGCTCGCCCCCGAGACCGTCGAGGGCGTGGCCCGGGTCGCGCAGAAGGCGCGGGCCCGCGGCGTCGGCCTGGCCATGCACACCCACGTCAACGCGGCCCAGTCGGTCACGCCGCTGGTGGCCGAGGCCTCGAAGGCGATGCTCGAGGCCGGCCTGCGCGACGTCCGCAACCAGGGCGTGCTCATGCGCGGCGTCAACGACACCACCGAGCAGCTGCTCGACCTGTGCTTCGCGCTCTCCGACGAGGCCATGATCACGCCGTACTACTTCTACATGTGCGACATGATCCCGTTCAGCGAGCACTGGCGCGTCTCGCTCTCCCAGGCGCAGCACCTGCAGCACTCGATCCTGGGCTACCTGCCCGGCTTCGCCACGCCGCGCATCGTCTGCGACGTGCCGTTCGTCGGCAAGCGCTGGGTGCACCAGGTCGACACCTACGACACCGAGCGCGGCATCTCCTACTGGCGCAAGAACTACCGCACCTCGATCGAGGGCGAGGACGTCGACGTGACGAGCGCCGAGTACGTCTACTACGACCCGATCGACACCCTGCCGCCCTCGGGCCAGGAGTGGTGGCGCCAGCACGCCGCCGAGCAGCAGCCGGGCGCCGACCAGGCCGCCTACGAGCAGGCGCGCGCCTCGCACGCCGCCTCGGTGGACCAGCTGGCCTGA
- the ybaK gene encoding Cys-tRNA(Pro) deacylase, with the protein MAKKRTSGGTPATVTLDRAGIAYEVRAYEHDPAATSYGLEAASALGVPPERVFKTLLVDTDKGLGVGIVPVDRLLDLKAVAAALGAKKATMADPAVAERVTGYVVGGISPVGQKKALPTILDASALQHATILVSGGKRGLDIELAPGDLVKVTRGSTAPVAREA; encoded by the coding sequence GTGGCCAAGAAGAGGACCTCGGGCGGGACCCCCGCGACCGTGACCCTGGACCGCGCCGGCATCGCCTACGAGGTGCGCGCCTACGAGCACGACCCTGCGGCGACGAGCTACGGGCTGGAGGCGGCGAGCGCGCTCGGCGTGCCACCGGAGCGGGTCTTCAAGACGCTGCTCGTCGACACCGACAAGGGCCTCGGCGTCGGCATCGTGCCCGTCGACCGGCTGCTGGACCTCAAGGCGGTCGCGGCCGCCCTCGGCGCCAAGAAGGCCACGATGGCCGATCCCGCGGTGGCCGAGCGCGTCACCGGCTACGTCGTCGGCGGGATCAGCCCGGTGGGCCAGAAGAAGGCCCTCCCGACCATCCTCGACGCCTCCGCCCTGCAGCACGCGACGATCCTGGTCAGCGGCGGCAAGCGCGGGCTCGACATCGAGCTCGCGCCCGGCGATCTCGTGAAGGTCACCCGGGGGAGCACCGCGCCGGTCGCGCGCGAGGCCTGA
- a CDS encoding Lrp/AsnC family transcriptional regulator, which produces MEPLDRHIVQILAQDGRISFADLGRQVGLSTSAVHQRVKRLEERGIIKGYRAVVDYPAVGLPMTALMSVTPFDPSAPDDIPERLADIDEIVACWSVAGDEYYILLIRVGRPQDLEELLARIRQQGSCSTTTTIVLSTPWEDRLGALPVDDGTP; this is translated from the coding sequence ATGGAGCCCCTCGACCGCCACATCGTGCAGATCCTGGCCCAGGACGGCCGGATCTCCTTCGCCGACCTCGGCCGGCAGGTGGGTCTGTCGACCTCGGCGGTGCACCAGCGGGTCAAGCGGCTCGAGGAGCGGGGGATCATCAAGGGCTACCGGGCCGTCGTCGACTACCCGGCCGTCGGGCTGCCCATGACGGCGCTGATGTCGGTCACCCCCTTCGACCCCTCGGCGCCCGACGACATCCCGGAGCGGCTGGCCGACATCGACGAGATCGTGGCCTGCTGGTCGGTCGCCGGCGACGAGTACTACATCCTGCTCATCCGCGTCGGGCGGCCCCAGGACCTGGAGGAGCTGCTGGCCCGCATCCGTCAGCAGGGCTCGTGCTCGACGACCACCACGATCGTGCTCTCCACGCCGTGGGAGGACCGGCTCGGCGCGCTGCCCGTCGACGACGGCACCCCCTGA
- a CDS encoding 5'-3' exonuclease produces the protein MSAPDDLASPRKLLLLDTASLYFRAFFGMKDLREAPDGTPTNAVRGLLDMISTLVTRFSPDDLVACWDDDWRPEFRVRAIPSYKAHRLVEGTEHSEQTPPELEVQVPILRRALESFGIPVLGAPGYEADDVIGTLTARHRGRGPVAVVTGDRDLFQLVDDEAGVTVVYTARGGVRDAEVVRESDLRERYGVAGGRAYADMAVLRGDTSDGLPGVKGIGEKTAAQLIARYGTLEGLREALASGDPKLKGARRANLLAASDYLDVAPEVVLVAADAPVADVPLARPSEIADPETLQQLVETYDLGNPVARLMKALDLRPA, from the coding sequence ATGAGCGCACCGGACGACCTCGCCAGCCCCCGCAAGCTCCTCCTCCTCGACACCGCCTCCCTCTACTTCCGGGCCTTCTTCGGCATGAAGGACCTGCGCGAGGCGCCGGACGGGACACCGACCAACGCCGTGCGCGGCCTGCTCGACATGATCAGCACGCTGGTGACCCGCTTCTCCCCCGACGACCTGGTCGCCTGCTGGGACGACGACTGGCGGCCGGAGTTCCGGGTGCGCGCGATCCCTTCCTACAAGGCCCACCGTCTGGTCGAGGGCACCGAGCACTCCGAGCAGACCCCGCCCGAGCTGGAGGTGCAGGTCCCGATCCTGCGGCGGGCGCTGGAGTCTTTCGGCATCCCGGTCCTCGGCGCGCCGGGCTACGAGGCCGACGACGTCATCGGCACCCTGACGGCCCGGCACCGCGGCCGGGGGCCCGTCGCCGTGGTCACGGGCGACCGCGACCTCTTCCAGCTGGTCGACGACGAGGCCGGCGTGACGGTGGTCTACACCGCCCGCGGTGGCGTGCGGGACGCCGAGGTGGTGCGGGAGTCGGACCTGAGAGAGCGCTACGGCGTGGCGGGCGGCCGGGCCTACGCCGACATGGCCGTGCTGCGCGGCGACACCAGCGACGGGCTGCCCGGGGTCAAGGGCATCGGCGAGAAGACCGCCGCCCAGCTCATCGCCCGCTACGGCACGCTGGAGGGCCTGCGCGAGGCCCTCGCCTCCGGCGACCCGAAGCTCAAGGGCGCCCGACGGGCCAACCTGCTCGCCGCCTCCGACTACCTCGACGTGGCACCGGAGGTGGTCCTGGTGGCCGCCGACGCCCCCGTGGCCGACGTCCCGCTCGCCCGGCCGAGCGAGATCGCCGACCCCGAGACGCTGCAGCAGCTGGTCGAGACCTACGACCTGGGCAACCCGGTCGCCCGGCTGATGAAGGCCCTCGACCTGAGGCCGGCGTGA
- a CDS encoding PH domain-containing protein, with the protein MGLKDEHLTAGEQVVMRLRTHPKALVGAALWALVLVLVLTVLWWFLRDSDAYVLTMWIAGAVALVLAAWLVGVPVLRWSTESFTVTTRRVSHRYGVLTRRGRDIPLHRINDISLEKDLLDRLLGCGTLVVSDATEKAGMVLHDVPRVEQVHVRLQELLYSYDDGSDDGEWPPNEPPRRRG; encoded by the coding sequence ATGGGACTCAAGGACGAGCACCTGACCGCGGGCGAGCAGGTGGTGATGCGCCTGCGCACCCACCCCAAGGCGCTCGTGGGGGCGGCCCTGTGGGCGCTGGTGCTGGTCCTCGTGCTGACCGTCCTGTGGTGGTTCCTGCGCGACAGCGACGCCTACGTGCTGACGATGTGGATCGCCGGGGCCGTCGCCCTCGTGCTGGCGGCCTGGCTCGTCGGCGTGCCCGTCCTGCGCTGGAGCACCGAGAGCTTCACCGTCACCACCCGCCGGGTCAGCCACCGCTACGGCGTCCTGACCCGTCGCGGGCGTGACATCCCGCTGCACCGCATCAACGACATCTCGCTGGAGAAGGATCTCCTCGACAGGCTGCTCGGCTGCGGCACCCTCGTGGTCTCGGACGCGACCGAGAAGGCCGGCATGGTGCTCCACGACGTCCCGCGCGTGGAGCAGGTGCACGTCCGCCTCCAGGAGCTGCTCTACTCCTACGACGACGGCTCCGACGACGGCGAGTGGCCGCCCAACGAGCCGCCCCGCCGCCGGGGCTGA
- a CDS encoding acetyl-CoA C-acetyltransferase yields MSEIVICSPLRTPVGGFLGSLADLSAADLGTQLLTALLERTGLQDGDVDDVVVGNANPSGEIPALGRILALNTGLDKAPGMQLDRRCGSGLQAVLTAAAQVASGGADLVIAGGAESMSQVEHYALLRRGVRGNVELEDRLARARATAGGDRHPIPGGMIETAENLRRDYGISRQAQDELAVRSHQRAAAAQAEGRYAEELAPVTVATRKGPVVVDADEHIRPDTDLETLAGLRPIMGRQDPEATVTAGNASGQNDAAALCVVTTRETAEAKGLTPLVALRSWAVAGVAPETMGIGPVPASALALERAGLTMDDLDLVELNEAFAAQALAVLTEWGMTDPASWDRLNPNGSGISLGHPVGATGARMLATLSYELHRREGRYALETMCIGGGQGLAAVFERVV; encoded by the coding sequence GTGTCCGAGATCGTCATCTGCTCGCCCCTGCGCACCCCCGTCGGAGGCTTCCTCGGGAGCCTGGCCGACCTGTCCGCCGCGGACCTGGGCACGCAGCTGCTCACCGCCCTGCTGGAGCGGACCGGGCTGCAGGACGGCGACGTCGACGACGTGGTGGTCGGCAACGCCAACCCCAGCGGCGAGATCCCCGCCCTGGGGCGCATCCTCGCGCTCAACACCGGGCTGGACAAGGCCCCCGGCATGCAGCTGGACCGCCGCTGCGGCTCCGGGCTCCAGGCCGTGCTCACCGCCGCGGCGCAGGTCGCCAGCGGGGGAGCGGACCTCGTCATCGCGGGCGGGGCCGAGTCGATGAGCCAGGTCGAGCACTACGCGCTGCTGCGTCGCGGCGTGCGGGGCAACGTCGAGCTCGAGGACCGGCTCGCGCGGGCCCGGGCCACCGCGGGCGGCGACCGCCACCCGATCCCCGGCGGCATGATCGAGACGGCCGAGAACCTGCGCCGCGACTACGGCATCTCCCGCCAGGCGCAGGACGAGCTGGCGGTGCGCTCGCACCAGCGGGCCGCGGCCGCGCAGGCCGAGGGCCGGTATGCCGAGGAGCTGGCCCCCGTCACCGTCGCCACCCGCAAGGGTCCGGTCGTCGTCGACGCCGACGAGCACATCCGTCCCGACACCGACCTGGAGACCCTCGCCGGGCTCCGCCCGATCATGGGACGCCAGGACCCGGAGGCGACGGTCACGGCGGGCAACGCCAGCGGGCAGAACGACGCCGCCGCGCTGTGCGTGGTCACCACCCGCGAGACCGCCGAGGCCAAGGGGCTGACGCCGCTGGTCGCCCTGCGCTCGTGGGCCGTCGCGGGCGTCGCGCCCGAGACGATGGGGATCGGGCCGGTGCCGGCCTCCGCGCTGGCGCTGGAGCGCGCCGGCCTGACCATGGACGACCTCGACCTCGTCGAGCTCAACGAGGCCTTCGCCGCCCAGGCGCTGGCGGTGCTCACCGAGTGGGGCATGACCGACCCGGCGAGCTGGGACCGGCTCAACCCCAACGGCTCGGGCATCTCCCTGGGCCACCCGGTCGGGGCCACCGGCGCCCGCATGCTCGCCACCCTCTCCTACGAGCTGCACCGGCGCGAGGGCCGCTACGCTCTGGAGACCATGTGCATCGGAGGTGGCCAGGGGCTGGCCGCCGTCTTCGAGAGGGTGGTCTGA
- a CDS encoding cell wall-binding repeat-containing protein — translation MTRPITGGRRRGAVLGRTLAVLCAATLVTGAASAAPLADPTAEARAKIRPDVTAELKGGERPTVLVRFAERPDLTALAEIDDWAERGRAVHRALVDTAEESQAEVRELLEAEGLDYTSFFITNALAVPGDPDLLTEIARDPEVEGVYLQASYEAPEPTVEPAALAPAAAAWGVADINADDVWAQHGVTGEGIVVGSIDTGVEHTHPALRRQYRGTQPDGSFSHDYSWFDTSTARATSPWDGDGHGTHVAGIMVGDDGAGAQIGVAPGARWIASNGCCASEVTLLASAQWMLAPTTRTGTQPRPDLRPHVVNNSWGTTGPSTSPFLVDVTRAWEAAGIFAVFSNGNFGNRCQTSSSPGSLRANYSVGAYGADHSISLLSSRGAGEGGETKPNIAAPGVAVVSSVPGDGYATSSGTSMAAPHVSGAVALLWSAAPELLGDVQATRRLLDGSAVDSPDLQCGGTPGDNNVFGEGRLDALALLQTAGVGRRDLLRVSGPDRYRTSAAVAARFPAGVDTVVVAAGHDFPDALAGAARAGGTGGPVLLSRPGSLPAEIATQLARLDPARVVLAGSPDVLSTVVEQQVRTLLPTAEVVRRAGVDRYATAAAIAADVPTATRVVVAGGTTYPDALAGAALAADTGSPLLLVRPTGVPAVTLAQLERLAPTEIVVLGGPGAVSEDVVARLRSLDPAPLVRRISGGDRYATAAAAAEDRGTTSTDLVLAGGQAFPDALSGAALAGATGAPLLLTRQDLLPSATAQALGRLDPGRVVVLGGELAVGRTVLQRVRQLP, via the coding sequence ATGACGCGACCCATCACGGGCGGAAGGCGCCGTGGCGCGGTCCTCGGCCGCACCCTGGCGGTCCTGTGCGCCGCCACGCTGGTCACCGGGGCTGCCTCTGCCGCACCCCTCGCGGACCCCACCGCCGAGGCCCGCGCGAAGATCCGCCCCGACGTCACCGCCGAGCTGAAGGGCGGTGAGCGACCTACCGTGCTCGTCCGCTTCGCCGAGCGCCCCGACCTCACCGCCCTCGCCGAGATCGACGACTGGGCCGAGCGCGGCAGGGCCGTCCACCGGGCACTCGTGGACACCGCCGAGGAGAGCCAGGCCGAGGTGCGCGAGCTGCTCGAGGCGGAGGGGCTCGACTACACGAGCTTCTTCATCACCAATGCGCTCGCGGTGCCCGGCGATCCCGACCTCCTGACGGAGATCGCCCGGGACCCCGAGGTCGAGGGCGTCTATCTGCAGGCGTCCTACGAGGCTCCCGAGCCCACGGTCGAGCCGGCCGCCCTCGCTCCGGCCGCGGCCGCGTGGGGCGTGGCCGACATCAACGCCGACGACGTCTGGGCCCAGCACGGCGTGACGGGCGAGGGCATCGTCGTCGGCAGCATCGACACCGGTGTGGAGCACACCCACCCGGCGCTGCGGCGGCAGTATCGCGGCACGCAGCCGGACGGCTCGTTCTCCCACGACTACTCCTGGTTCGACACCAGCACGGCGCGGGCCACGTCCCCGTGGGACGGTGACGGCCACGGCACGCACGTCGCCGGCATCATGGTGGGCGACGACGGGGCCGGGGCCCAGATCGGGGTCGCCCCCGGCGCCCGGTGGATCGCCAGCAACGGCTGCTGCGCCAGCGAGGTCACCCTTCTTGCCTCGGCGCAGTGGATGCTGGCGCCCACGACCCGGACTGGCACGCAGCCCCGCCCCGACCTGCGCCCGCACGTCGTGAACAACTCCTGGGGCACGACCGGCCCCTCGACCAGTCCGTTCCTCGTCGACGTCACGCGGGCCTGGGAGGCGGCCGGGATCTTCGCGGTCTTCTCCAACGGCAACTTCGGCAACCGCTGCCAGACATCCTCCTCCCCCGGCAGCCTGCGGGCCAACTACTCCGTGGGCGCCTACGGGGCGGACCACTCGATCTCGCTGCTGTCCTCCCGCGGCGCCGGGGAGGGCGGCGAGACCAAGCCCAACATCGCGGCGCCCGGAGTGGCGGTCGTCTCCTCCGTCCCCGGCGACGGCTACGCCACCTCCAGCGGCACGTCGATGGCCGCGCCGCACGTGTCGGGGGCCGTGGCCCTGCTGTGGTCGGCGGCGCCCGAGCTGCTCGGCGACGTCCAGGCCACCCGGCGGTTGCTCGACGGGTCGGCGGTCGACAGCCCCGACCTGCAGTGCGGGGGCACGCCGGGCGACAACAACGTCTTCGGCGAGGGCCGGCTCGACGCGCTCGCGCTGCTCCAGACCGCGGGCGTCGGACGGCGCGACCTGCTGCGGGTCTCGGGGCCCGACCGCTACCGGACCTCGGCCGCGGTGGCCGCGCGCTTCCCCGCCGGGGTCGACACGGTCGTGGTCGCGGCCGGCCACGACTTCCCCGACGCCCTGGCCGGCGCCGCGCGGGCCGGGGGCACCGGAGGGCCCGTGCTCCTGTCACGGCCCGGCTCGCTGCCGGCGGAGATCGCCACGCAGCTGGCTCGGCTCGATCCTGCGCGGGTCGTGCTGGCCGGCAGCCCCGACGTGCTGTCCACCGTCGTGGAGCAGCAGGTCCGCACCCTGCTGCCGACGGCCGAGGTGGTGCGCCGCGCGGGGGTCGACCGCTACGCCACGGCGGCCGCGATCGCCGCCGACGTGCCCACCGCGACCCGGGTCGTGGTCGCCGGCGGCACCACCTATCCGGACGCCCTCGCGGGTGCCGCCCTCGCGGCCGACACCGGCTCCCCCCTGCTGCTCGTCCGGCCCACCGGCGTGCCCGCGGTCACCCTCGCCCAGCTGGAGCGCCTGGCCCCCACCGAGATCGTCGTGCTCGGCGGCCCGGGCGCGGTGTCCGAGGACGTGGTCGCCCGGCTGCGGTCGCTCGACCCGGCACCGCTGGTGCGACGCATCTCGGGCGGCGACCGCTACGCGACCGCGGCCGCCGCGGCCGAGGACCGGGGCACCACCTCGACCGACCTGGTCCTGGCCGGGGGGCAGGCCTTCCCGGACGCGCTCTCGGGGGCCGCCCTGGCCGGCGCGACCGGGGCACCGTTGCTGCTCACCCGTCAGGACCTGCTGCCGTCCGCCACGGCGCAGGCGCTCGGGCGTCTCGACCCGGGTCGGGTCGTCGTGCTCGGCGGCGAGCTGGCGGTGGGCCGCACCGTCCTGCAGCGGGTGCGCCAGCTGCCCTGA